AGAGAATAGACTGCTCTGGGACCGGTTAGAGGACCTAGAAAATAGATCTCGACGAAACAATCTACGTATTATCGGAATCCCAGAATCCTATCTACAAAAAGATCTACGCCAACTATGTGAATCAACGATTCCCAATATTTTGGGGATCCCCCAGACATGTAGGATTGAAAGAGCACATCGCCTAGGCCCCGACAAACGATATGCAAACTCAATTACTAATACAAATGCAGCAATTAAAATACACCCGAGACCGATAATAGTAAAATGTCTGGATTTCACAGATAAATCGTTAATCCTACGTAATTTCAAGAGCCGCAACAAGATACTAGAACTCGAGGGCCACAAAGTACTAATCTAAGCAGACTACTCAATGGAAGTACAACGCAAGAGAAAAGAGTTTTCCCCAATATGTTCAGAACTCTACAAGAAAAGAGTAAAGTTTGCACTATTATACCCGGCGATATTAAAAGTGTTCTATACTAATGGAGATACTCTCATTTTCCATGATCCGAGGAAAGCGGAACAGGTACTATCCTCCCCAAGAGCAAGAAAAATACCTGACAAACAGAGGAACCACTCAAGCTCGACGACAGAGGCAAAAAGCCACGGACAAGCAGACAGCCCAAACCACTCGCCAACATCGGAAGAAACAACAACAACACGAGAACCTCGCCGCAAGAACACAGCAACGACTGACCCATCCCCATGAGACCGTCAGCCGTGAGTACGAAAACACACGAGAGACATTTCAGAGATATTTCAGAGATATTTCAAGAGAAGAGAAACTTTGATCTAGAGTATTTGACACAAAGAGAACTTTAATTGGTTTacagatattacagttaaaatgTTATAGAGTGTAATAGAGCAAGACAATTGAAAATGCTGGAGCGGAAAGaaagaatacatttatgtatgtatatattggagTGGAATTGTTTCCATTCTATTCCACTACGTGACACAAGTAGGAGCAAGGAATAAGGAAAAGCACAGTCGACATTGCACGACTGCAAGTAAATCTTGCCCTCACAAACTGCTCACGAAGTGGAATTGAAGGAAGTCAACTTATGCACTCTTCCTAGGGAGGTACGCAAGGTGTTGTACCCTGAGGGAGAAAGCATAATATTTCCTTCCTGGTGCTCGACTAACTGTTATCCCAACAGTAACCATTAGACGCAGCGAAAAAGGCACCAGGGACAAGGGAAAGGTTAATCTCAGTTAGAAAGTTAGAGTTTATAAGTGGAGACTCGTTGATGTAACCAGGGGAGACCGGCACACGTAACAATAGGACAGAAGTACAAAGCAACAAAAGATGAAAATTATAACGTGGAATGTTAAGGGTCTAAGATCACCCCACAAACGTACGGCTGTTCACAGACATCTCAAAAGACTTAAAACAGATATAGCATTACTCCAAGAAACTCACTTAACCAAAGAAGACTTCTTCCGTATGCGGAAACTTTGGGTAGGAGAAGTATATGGATCACCATCAGTGCAATCAAAAGCAGGGGTGCTGATCCTTATTAGAAACGGCTTAAACATTGAAGTTCAGGATCAATGGAGCGACACAGAGGGGAGGATTGTAAATTTACACATAAAAATAGGATCAGAGAGACTCAGTGTCTACAGTGTGTATGGACCGAACTCAAACAACAAACAATTCCTAACAAATCTATCCGACAGACTGCTTACTGACACAGAGCCCCATAAAATAGTGGGAGGGGACTTTAACGCAACAATTAAAACATCAGAAGACCGACGCAACCAGAATAACAAGGGAGATAGTACCAGACACCAAGACACCAATTTAAAGAACTTTATACACAGTGCTAGGCTCAAAGATATATGGAGGGAACTCAATCCAGAGGGACGCGAATATACACATTTCTCACATGTACACACATCATGGTCTAGAATAGATTATGTATTCACAACACCCCAGTTAGCTTCAAGAACATCTAACATCACCATAGGCGAAATGATCATCTCGGATCACGCCCCTGTGATATGGTCCCTAAATGAGCAAACACCAAGGAGAACGGATTACATATGGAGATTCCCAACATTTCTGGTAGAGGACGAAACCTTTTGTGCCCTATTAAGAGGGTGGTGGTTGGAATATATGTCCGACAACGAACCACACACAAATAACCCCCAATTGCTGTGGGATGCGGCTAAGGCAGTGATAAGAGGCAGAATAATAGCCTATGTaatctcccttaaaaataaaatcaaagacAAAATAAACGATTACAGCAAACAACTACGGGAAACATACACACAATTTCAGGGGAAACCAAatgaaatcaacaaaaaaaaaatggaaggcaaCAAAAGAATCCTATGAGACATGGCTCCATAAAAGAGAACAAATGCTATACACATGGAAAGAGGCGAAATTATTCAAATATGGAAAcaaagcaggaaaaataatggcTAACTTGGCAAGGGGACTGTCTCATAGGAACAATATAGTGGGCCTAAAAGACAACTCGGGGAAAACACAAAACCATCCACAAAAAATTAATCAACTGTTCTTTGACTTCTGCTCAAAACTTTACTCCCACACGCAGACAGACAAGGGTCCAGAAATAGAccattttataaaaataaactggCCCACAGTGTCAGAAAACCAAAAAACAGAACTAAATGCGCCCATAACCATAACAGAAATCAAAGAAAGCATATTGAAATTGGGAAATAACAAAGCCCCTGGCCCAGACGGCTACATGGGTGAATTTTTCAAAGTACTAAAAGACCAGACCGCCCCAATACTGCAATCCCTATTTAACGGATACATGAAAGACAGCCCCATCCCATCTGAGATTAATACAGCACATATCAAATTGCTACCCAAACTGGGAAAAGACCCAACAGACGTAAAATCATATAGACCAATATCTTTAATTAATACAGACCTGAAGCTGATGGCCAAAATCATGGCTGACCGCCTGGCCGGAGTTATGCCCCAATTAATCTCCCCACTACAAGTTGGTTTCACAAAAGGACGCTCAGCCATCACGAATATACGAAAAATACTGACAATATTAGATGACATTAAAGTACACCCTCTACTCCACCCCTCACCAGCCTTCCTGGCAATAGacgcagagaaggcttttgataacaTCCTATGGCCTTGGCTAAAAACAGTAATGGACAAAATGCAGTTCGGGGGCCCCTTCTGCACATATTTATGGAACCTATATTCCACACCGCAAGCACAAGTATACACACCAGGTTTCTTATCACAAAAATTCCCCCTACAGAAAGGCACCAGACAAGGGTGCCCCTTATCCCCACTCCTATTCAATCTAGCAATAGAACCCCTGGCAAGAACCCTAGAAAACTCCACAGAAATTGAAGGGATCAAAATTGGGAACAAAACAATTAAAACCATGTTATTCGCTGACGACATCCTGATAgcactagggcagtgatggcgaaccttttagagaccgagtgcccaaattgcaacccaacacccacttatttattgcaaagtgccaacacggtaACGTAACCAGAAGGGCGGTTTCAGAGGCGCGTGAGCGCAAAAGCGCTCGTTCCTGCGCATCATTTTTGCACCCGAATGAGTTTTTTTGGCTTGTTAACATGTCTGTTTTACGGCTCTCCTCTAGACCTCGATGGAGGTCTAGGGTTCACGAAacggacaaagatagagcaggtcctatatttttacGTTCTGTGAAAATCACGGGAGCAAAAAGaggaagtgagaatgaaccagttgaaaacaatgggttctattctcggaGTTATGCATGCGGGAATACCCCCATAAATAACAGCCCCATGTGCATGAAATAATGCATACACTTACACCTTTTGTCTTAAAATTAACACAATAACGGAGCTTTCAATGATGCTAACAACTTTTTATTGAATGGTAAACGTTTGCATTTGGCATGCTTTTGAAGAATTAATGTGATTTTTGCTGTTGTATGGATGCAGATAATTTGTCTAACCTTGGCTCATACTTTGTAAGTTTGAGAGCAACACACGCAGCACTCAGGTCATCTGTTAGTCGGTTTCTGGTGTCAGATTTGATATAGTTCAAAGCTGAAAACAGCTGCTCACAAGCATAGGATGATCCAAACAAAGTAAGGATAGCAATCCCAAGTGCCTTCATTGACTTAAAAGTATTTGGGAGAGAATTCCACACTTTAAGGATTTCATTTTCGGAACTAGGTGTGCTGTCATTTGTCATCCCTTCTATCTCCTCAAGCTGTTGACGCAGGTCAGAGAATTTATTTTTCCAGATACTGTTTTCTTGAAATTCCAAGAGCTCCATTTCCAGATTACCTAAATCTAAACTTTGCAAGCAGGAAAAATCAAGATCTTCAAATTTTGCTTTATCTGGAGAAGTTAGAAAATACAGGGTTGTCTCCAACTTACGGAACTGTGAAAAACGGTTATTAAAATTCACCTTTGCAGCTCCTACAATGCTAGAAAAATCCTTGTAGATTTGCCGATGGATTGCAGAATTGTCTGCAAAAGTCGTAGAATTGTCTAAATGCCTTTTTAGACTTGGGAAATATTTGAGCTGCCCACTTTCAAGGTCTCTTTCAAAAACCTGCAGTTTTCTCTCAAATGTTTTAATATCACAAAACATCCTTTCTGCAGTTTTCCCTGCACCTTGCAGCTGTTTGTTCAGTGCATTGAAGTGTAGCGTAAAATCTGTGAGAAACATGAGGTTGGTAAGCCAGGCCATATCGGTGAGCTCTGGATATTCCTGCActttttcattcatgaatagcctAATTTCATCCAAGCAGGCTACAAATCTCTCCAGGACTCGGCCTCTGCTCAGCCACCGCACATTATTATACATGAGCAAACAATTATACTGCGCCTGAACCTCCTCAAGAAGTGCTTGAAATTGTTGACAATTCAGAGCACGAGCCATGATGTAATTCACCATTTTTGTGACAtctttgatgacatcatcaaatTTTTTGCCACTTTCTCTGGCACAAAGAGCTTCTTGGTGTATGATGCAATGGAACTGAATGACTTCATGCTTTGCTTCCTTAACGAAGAACTGTATGAAGCCAGATGTTGCCCCCACCATAGAAGGTGCCCCATCACTAGTAATGGAGACCACTTTTTCTGGTCTTATGTCTTGTAACAAAAAGGCCTCCATCACAGCATTGTAGATATCTATCCCTTGTGTTCTTTTAGGCATAGACACTAGTTTCACCAGTTCTTCTCTCATTATGTCACCAACTGCATAACGCAAGATTATGGCTAGCCTTGcatgattatttatatctgtgcttTCATCCAAGCACATGGAGTAACAGGCTGCATTCTGTAAGTCAGTGGTGAGTTGCTGACTAACATCACTTGCCATGCGCTGGACTCGATTTTTAACAGTATTTCTGCTAAGTGGCATCTCAGAGATGCGTTGAATAATTTTGTCTTTGCTTGGGAAATCATGAAAGAGGGAATTACTCCCAGACAACATGGCCGTTTTGATAATCTCCCCATCAGAGAGGGGTTTACCATGCTTTGCTATGCACAGCGAAATTTGAAAGCTGGCAGCTGTCACATGATTTGTTTTAGAAAGGTAGTTGCTAAAACTAAGATGCTGGGAATTATATTTCCTCAATTTTCCTTCCAAACACTCTTTTCTTTCTGTTTCACTAAGTTGGGAAACACTTTTGTGGTTGGTGTCAAAGTGTCGTCTGACACTTGATGTGCGACACACAACACTTTCATTGCACAGAATACATAAGGCTTTTCCATTGCGCTCAATCACTCCAAATGACTCTGTCCAGGCCTCTTGGAATGACCTTCCACTATCTGGCTttgatttttttgctgtactcatTTTTGGGAGTctacaaaaacacaaaataatttttaaaaaaatgaagcaccCAATACTAATCTCTCTCTACACCAAAAATAGCTAACAATATTAGTAGTAACCCGTGACGGACTTATTCTCCAGAACCTTGTCCAATTCCCTTGTAAAAGCATGTAGCCTAGATGTCATCACCATATCCAGTGGCAAGGAGTTCCACAGGTTAACCCATTAacactacaggatgtacagttacgtcctgcaggttttgaatgtgtatggagggggattgcgGGGCGATCTtgttccatacaatgcgggtgccagctgtttcttacagttgacacccacccgcaacagctctgataagctgcaCCGTTCAttggagctattaaccctttaaattgcggcattaattctgacagcagcatttaaaggcccTGACCCATTTTTGGGGGTCCagcactgccccctgtgataagaTCGCAGGTTGCGAAGTGTTTGTCATGACAGCccaggggccttctaaaaagCTACAGGGCGgctattgcagattgcctatcaaaccAGGCCTGTGGCTTGGTAGATAGACTGCccgtcagatcgcagtatgatgtaatgctgtggcattacatcatactccaggagcgatcaaagcattcctAGTTGTAATCCCCAAAGGGAgggctaaaaaaagtaaaaataagatcaatatagttttattaattgtaaaaaaaagaagtttaaatccccccccccctttttgccatatctataataaaaaaatctaaatcttaaaaaataaatacagagttgttatcgccgcgtccgtaaaagtctgatccatcaaagtagcacattatttaccccacatggtgaccgtcatccgaaaaaattaaaaaaaaagaacgccagaaatgcactttcagtcaccctgtctcccagaaaaaaatgcaataaaaagcgatcaaaaagtcgtatgtattccgaaatgataCTAAAATAAACTACTGGACAtctcgcaagaaatgagccctcgcacaactacgttgatggaaaaattaaaaagttattgtgcgcagatgaTGGCGGCATaaaataattttacaaaattagatgtctttacaaaaaaataaaagtagtacagcaaaaaaaacgatacaagtttggtatcattgtaatcgtactgaccaactcgtcccgcaaaaaacaagccctcatacagcaacgtcgatggataaataaaggagttgtgatttttaaaagggaaaaggaaaaaatgaaaatgggggaaaaaaacgagTCCACGTCATTGCAGGGTTAAACGTGAACTTTGAGCCACCTGCACatagccgggtcagatcccgcagcggaatcaacCCTGTGCCTCGCCAGTGATCCCCGCGTACCTATCCgggttcttcataatctgtattgcggcTCTACCAgccagcatgcatgcgcagtacagattatgccgcgctgacgcaggtcctgcggccattctgtaaTTATGACTGCGGAATGGCCGCAGGACaagctgcttccattgacttcaatggaagccatctgtgcgtagCCCTCACAGAATTGCTGCATGCTGTGATGTCtcttccgcgagcggaaaatcgcaatcaatttctgctcatggaagTGAAACCACGTATTTCCCCagcatgctatggggcggtatttgctgtggagttcggaggtggacgcccgctgtggactccacaatgcaaatccacctgtgtgcgttCTGccaaaggccccctgcacatgagcggaaattccgcggtgggatttcccgcggaatttccgctgctggaagcctgcataggattgcgttaacaaacgcaatcctatgcagacggccgcggtttggccgagtGAAatatcgcgcagcaaacaaattgcggcacgctctatttctgtgcagggcttgcagaaatgtcactcacccgctgccgg
This region of Eleutherodactylus coqui strain aEleCoq1 chromosome 5, aEleCoq1.hap1, whole genome shotgun sequence genomic DNA includes:
- the LOC136628954 gene encoding general transcription factor II-I repeat domain-containing protein 2A-like, yielding MLSGSNSLFHDFPSKDKIIQRISEMPLSRNTVKNRVQRMASDVSQQLTTDLQNAACYSMCLDESTDINNHARLAIILRYAVGDIMREELVKLVSMPKRTQGIDIYNAVMEAFLLQDIRPEKVVSITSDGAPSMVGATSGFIQFFVKEAKHEVIQFHCIIHQEALCARESGKKFDDVIKDVTKMVNYIMARALNCQQFQALLEEVQAQYNCLLMYNNVRWLSRGRVLERFVACLDEIRLFMNEKVQEYPELTDMAWLTNLMFLTDFTLHFNALNKQLQGAGKTAERMFCDIKTFERKLQVFERDLESGQLKYFPSLKRHLDNSTTFADNSAIHRQIYKDFSSIVGAAKVNFNNRFSQFRKLETTLYFLTSPDKAKFEDLDFSCLQSLDLGNLEMELLEFQENSIWKNKFSDLRQQLEEIEGMTNDSTPSSENEILKVWNSLPNTFKSMKALGIAILTLFGSSYACEQLFSALNYIKSDTRNRLTDDLSAACVALKLTKYEPRLDKLSASIQQQKSH